A region from the Metarhizium brunneum chromosome 7, complete sequence genome encodes:
- the PaMT_1 gene encoding O-methyltransferase PaMT, which produces MSSDNTSVSRLTQLAASILNSVSRLEATLSMQACPLPSFDQDAPTLLPKDAIGIRDSIIDCAAEIQDLLLGPFDMLYMHGSVNSSVSLQAISRFKIAELVPLGGRTTFASIAQEIGLGERTVRRLLRHATTMRVFHEPEPGVLVHTKASKLLRDPVANAWLLCGTEEMWTASVKMVEALEKWPESQEPNHTGFALSNNTGESIYEVLKQNPQRAARFGNNMKAFMEMQEFNSTHVVNNYDWKSLGQVRIVDVGGGPGHISLELAKHFPHLSFIVQDLEIFTPDIPDEVGDRIKYMKHDMFAPQTIHAEVYFFRWILHNWSDKYCHLILKRLIPMLTPGTKIIINEICMPEPRTISHWRERYLRSFDLLMGAGFASHERNLDEWKALFTEADPRFKFSMVNESNESALAIMEFVWTDLTG; this is translated from the exons ATGTCGTCCGACAACACATCAGTCTCCCGTCTGACTCAGCTTGCGGCATCAATCCTCAATTCTGTTTCAAGGCTCGAGGCTACGCTGTCGATGCAGGCGTGTCCATTGCCTTCTTTTGACCAAGACGCGCCAACACTGTTGCCAAAAGATGCAATTGGCATAAGAGACTCCATTATTGATTGTGCTGCCGAAATCCAAGACCTCCTTCTAGGTCCCTTCGACATGCTGTACATGCATGGATCA GTCAACAGTTCGGTATCACTGCAGGCGATATCCCGATTCAAGATTGCTGAGCTGGTACCGTTGGGCGGCCGAACGACGTTCGCCAGTATTGCCCAAGAGATCGGCCTAGGCGAACGAACCGTGCGCAGGTTACTAAGGCATGCAACAACCATGCGAGTATTTCATGAGCCAGAACCGGGAGTCTTGGTTCACACGAAGGCGTCCAAACTACTGAGGGATCCTGTGGCCAACGCCTGGCTGCTCTGTGGAACCGAGGAGATGTGGACTGCGTCTGtaaag ATGGTTGAAGCTTTAGAGAAGTGGCCCGAGTCACAAGAACCAAACCATACG GGCTTCGCCCTTTCAAACAATACTGGAGAGAGTATTTATGAAGTGCTGAAGCAAAACCCTCAACGAGCCGCTCGATTCGGGAACAATATGAAGGCATTTATGGAGATGCAGGAGTTCAACTCAACCCATGTTGTCAACAACTATGACTGGAAATCTCTAG GCCAAGTCCGAATTGTCGATGTTGGAGGAGGACCAGGCCACATCAGCCTAGAGTTGGCTAAACATTTTCCCCATCTCTCCTTTATTGTACAAGATTTGGAGATTTTCACTCCCGACATTCCAGATGAAGTTGGGGACAGGATCAAGTACATGAAGCACGATATGTTTGCACCTCAAACTATCCATGCAGAGGTTTATTTCTTTCGCTGGATCTTGCACAACTGGTCCGATAAATATTGTCATCTAATTCTCAAACGTCTTATCCCGATGTTGACGCCGGGAACCAAGATTATCATTAATGAGATATGTATGCCGGAGCCGCGTACCATTTCACACTGGAGAGAAAGGTATTTAAG GTCATTCGATCTCTTAATGGGCGCGGGCTTCGCTTCCCACGAAAGAAACCTAGATGAATGGAAAGCTCTGTTTACAGAGGCAGACCCAAGGTTCAAGTTCTCCATGGTCAACGAATCTAACGAGTCTGCGCTTGCAATCATGGAGTTCGTGTGGACAGACTTGACGGGGTAG
- the GBU1 gene encoding Guanidinobutyrase has product MKPASWLSLLALAGSAAHAHGGHDDDDDGKEWTKEELAELQAKWGHEWSFSGIGSFAHLDYVKCLTSPQEKYDIAIIGAPFDTAVSFRPGARFGPRAIRQASSRQTSLRAFNPRANVNPYQNWARIIDCGDIPITPLDNAIAAEQMTQAFRRLGRARPTSALSAGKPRLVTLGGDHSIALPALRALREIYGRPVRVLHFDAHLDTWDPAAYPSAWGSTDFTHGSMFWMANVEGLLSNASAGPSVHAGLRTRLTGTDWADHEADTAQNWVRFAADDIDEVGTQGIVDGIMAVLGTDDPVYLSVDIDVLDPAFAPGTGTPEPGGWTTRELIRILRGVEGLNLVGADVVEVSPAYQGRGEETALAAAQVVYEILSSMVKRGLEDGDGETAAGGKDEL; this is encoded by the exons ATGAAGCCCGCGTCATGGCTTTCCCTCCTGGCCCTCGCCGGCTCCGCGGCACACgcccacggcggccacgacgacgacgacgacggcaaggaatGGACAAAGGAGGAGCTGGCTGAGCTCCAGGCGAAATGGGGCCACGAG TGGTCGTTCAGCGGCATCGGGTCGTTTGCCCACCTCGACTACGTCAAGTGCCTCACGAGCCCGCAGGAAAAGTACGACATTGCCATCATCGGCGCGCCCTTTGACACGGCCGTCTCCTTTCGCCCAGGCGCCCGGTTTGGTCCCCGGGCGATCCGGCAGGCCTCGTCGCGGCAGACGTCGCTGCGCGCATTCAACCCGCGCGCCAACGTCAACCCGTACCAGAACTGGGCCAGGATCATCGACTGCGGCGACATCCCCATCACGCCGCTCGACAATGCCATTGCGGCGGAGCAAATGACGCAGGCGTTTCGGCGGCTGGGCAGGGCGCGGCCGACGAGCGCCCTGAGCGCCGGCAAGCCCAGGCTCGTCACGCTCGGGGGCGACCACAGCATCGCGCTGCCGGCGCTGAGGGCCCTCAGGGAGATTTACGGCAGGCCCGTCCGCGTGCTTCACTTTGACGCGCACCTGGACACGTGGGACCCGGCCGCCTACCCGTCGGCATGGGGCTCGACGGACTTCACGCACGGCTCCATGTTCTGGATGGCCAACGTCGAGGGCCTGCTGTCCAACGCGTCGGCCGGGCCGTCTGTCCACGCGGGCCTGCGGACGCGGTTGACGGGCACCGACTGGGCGGACCACGAGGCCGACACGGCGCAGAACTGGGTGCGCTTCGCGGCcgacgacattgacgaggtgGGCACGCAGggcatcgtcgacggcatcatggccgtgcTGGGCACCGACGACCCCGTGTACCTGTCGGTGGATATTGACGTGCTGGACCCGGCGTTTGCCCCGGGCACGGGGACCCCGGAGCCGGGCGGCTGGACGACGAGGGAGCTCATCCGGATCCTGCGGGGCGTCGAGGGCCTGAATCTCGtgggcgccgacgtcgtcgaggtgAGTCCCGCGTACCAGGGGCGCGGGGAGGagacggcgctggcggcggcgcaggtcGTGTATGAGATTCTGAGCTCCATGGTGAAGAGGGGGTTGGAGGATGGCGACGGGGAGAcggcggccggcggcaaggatgAGCTGTGA
- the ACOT9 gene encoding Acyl-coenzyme A thioesterase 9, with protein sequence MQVPWIEAFRKQQHETANKSQREPPAPAQPDLTPKKMSDSYHSVILPLAQEPSLLDTYLNATGHIRLGTIFMDLDALSGVIAYKHTGEGVSTVTAAFDRITINHPLTEICDLELSGQVTYAAGGSSMEISLQVAKAPKDGQEVKQEHVMITCQCTMVATDPATKRPVKIAPVRTDTEEEKRIFARGERNSKIRKQRSQQSLLKTAPNDEESDLIHAMWQRQLRYHDPNDALRKPDNVFFMDTTRLNTAAIMQPQYRNRHQFMIFGGFLLKQTFELAFCCAASFTHTRPRFVSLDPSTFQNPVPVGSVLYLTATVVYTDPPLVSHGADDAGPGEAPRQTRVQVRVDSKVRNVEHGETKPTGQFNYTFLVDTDVKVMPRTYSEFMMYVDARRRASRVKEAVASGTSEDGKSEGIME encoded by the exons ATGCAGGTGCCCTGGATTGAGGCATTTCGCAAGCAGCAGCACGAAACGGCCAACAAGAGCCAACGCGAGCCTCCCGCCCCGGCGCAACCTGATCTGACGCCAAAGAAAATGTCAGACAGCTACCATAGCGTC ATCCTTCCTCTCGCCCAAGAGCCGTCTCTGCTCGACACATACCTCAACGCCACCGGCCACATCCGTCTCGGCACCATCTTCATGGACCTGGACGCCCTGTCCGGCGTCATTGCCTACAAGCACACCGGCGAAGGCGTCAGcaccgtcaccgccgcctttGACCGCATCACCATCAACCACCCCCTCACAGAGATCTGCGACCTCGAGCTCAGCGGCCAGGTCACCTATGCCGCAGGCGGCTCCAGCATGGAAATCAGCCTCCAGGTCGCCAAGGCCCCCAAGGACGGGCAAGAGGTCAAGCAGGAACACGTCATGATCACCTGCCAGTGCACCATGGTGGCCACGGACCCAGCCACCAAGAGGCCCGTCAAGATCGCACCAGTCCGCACCGACACagaagaggagaagcgcATCTTTGCGCGCGGCGAGAGGAACAGCAAGATCCGCAAGCAGCGCTCGCAGCAGTCTctgttgaagacggcgcccAACGACGAGGAGAGCGACCTCATCCACGCCATGTGGCAGCGGCAGCTGCGGTACCATGATCCCAACGACGCGCTGCGCAAGCCCGACAACGTCTTCTTCATGGACACGACGAGGCTCAACACGGCGGCCATCATGCAGCCCCAGTATAGAAATCGCCACCAGTTCATGATCTTTGGCGGGTTCCTCCTCAAGCAGACGTTTGAGCTGGCGTTTTGCTGCGCCGCCAGTTTCACCCACACGAGACCCAGGTTTGTGTCGCTTGACCCGTCGACGTTTCAGAATCCCGTGCCCGTCGGTAGTGTGCTGTATCTGACGGCTACGGTGGTGTATACGGATCCGCCGCTGGTTagccacggcgccgacgatgcaGGGCCCGGCGAGGCGCCGCGTCAGACGCGTGTTCAAGTCCGCGTGGACAGTAAAGTGAGAAATGTCGAGCATGGAGAGACTAAACCTACTGGGCAGTTCAACTATACGTTTCTCGTTGATACCGACGTCAAGGTTATGCCGAGGACGTATTCCGAGTTTATGATGTACGTGGACGCACGGAGGCGAGCGTCCAGGGTGAAAGAGGCCGTTGCGAGTGGCACATCGGAGGATGGCAAGAGCGAAGGCATCATGGAGTAG
- the tdiA_1 gene encoding Didemethylasterriquinone D synthetase tdiA — MDTWNCLQDVLRDRAESGSVLSFPLGDVSDPICISYKDLYFQARRNSGQIRGIPRFKERHPIMLHLDNHADIITWFWSVLFANGIPVILGPSIRSNSSMLDLAVLLEYPICITTSDLTDMWDSGHGMYLHRVETPQKTASRAISSAEPNSHGQYQGGTTTAILMLTSGSSGSPKAVMLSHRQILAAVAGKAAVRPLESPRPFLNWIGLDHVASLVEIHIQALWLGVDQVHVHASDVVSAPTTFLSLLHRYKVAKTFAPNFLLAKLLSALQDEQQDRNWDLTNLTMLASGGEDTDTSTCVNLSSILQRYNAPANVITAGFGMTETCAGAIFNLDCPEYDVKRGRAVVSLGTCMDGIEMRITNPGLDRSQVAAPDEPGDLEVRGSVLFSGYYRDARATAECFTQDGWFRTGDQASIDAQGHLSLKGRVKDLVNINGAKFAMAPLQTALDQALCHQAARLVAFPSRAAHTEQVTVAYIPRNWDMPAKDVVEIQHLAVQTCLLRVGASPTVFSLRQESIPLLPVSSLGKISRTKMRTLYEAGAFSKDVDLHFSRVEQFRKQRQKMDDTEANDAEKLLIRCLLDLKSIDRGAIGVNTSIFELGFTSVDVIQLKIRIEEALGASVSVTSILRHPTPSALAKALCPESEKGRSLDTPLNSSYDPVVAFNAAGKKTPLWLVHPGIGEVLVFVGLAQHIASDDRPVYALRARGLDPGQEQFVSIDEVVDAYLAALRQRQPQGPYVMAGYSYGTMIAFEMAKKLEATDGHGTVQFLGCLNLPPHIKTRMRQLNWQNCLLHLAYFLSLITEEQAEQIEDMSQDDALAYVFRLADADRIRELGLDKPGLTRWTNVAHSLPSIAVNYEPDGQVDMLDIFYATPLKSVAPDRTIWVKEHLSKWQDFCRSKPRLHEVDGSHYTMIGPDHVAAFSATFLSALHARGV, encoded by the coding sequence ATGGATACTTGGAATTGTCTTCAGGATGTCCTCCGGGACAGAGCCGAGTCAGGATCTGTCCTCAGCTTCCCCTTGGGGGACGTTTCCGATCCGATTTGCATCTCTTATAAAGACCTCTACTTCCAAGCACGGCGTAACAGTGGCCAGATTCGGGGAATCCCAAGGTTCAAGGAGCGTCACCCAATCATGCTGCACTTGGATAATCATGCAGACATCATCACCTGGTTCTGGTCTGTCCTCTTTGCCAACGGCATACCCGTGATACTGGGCCCATCAATCCGCAGCAACAGTTCCATGCTGGACCTGGCAGTACTGTTGGAATACCCGATATGCATCACGACAAGTGACTTGACGGACATGTGGGATTCCGGCCACGGGATGTACCTGCATAGAGTCGAGACACCGCAGAagacggcgtcaagggcgATATCCTCTGCCGAACCAAACAGCCATGGGCAGTACCAGGGGGGCACTACAACGGCTATTTTGATGTTGACGTCCGGTAGCAGCGGAAGTCCCAAGGCTGTCATGTTGTCTCACCGTCAGATCCTTGCAGCCGTGGCCGGAAAAGCCGCAGTGCGGCCATTGGAAAGCCCTCGGCCATTTTTGAATTGGATAGGTCTTGATCACGTTGCAAGTCTGGTTGAAATCCATATCCAGGCTTTGTGGCTCGGCGTTGACCAAGTCCATGTGCATGCAAGCGACGTGGTTTCAGCACCAACAACATTCCTTTCACTTCTTCACCGCTACAAAGTGGCCAAAACCTTTGCGCCGAATTTCTTGTTAGCCAAGCTGCTCTCGGCTCTACAAGACGAGCAACAAGACAGGAATTGGGATCTCACAAATCTCACCATGCTCGCGTCCGGAGGTGAGGACACCGACACGAGCACGTGTGTCAATCTATCCTCGATTCTCCAAAGGTACAATGCCCCGGCGAATGTAATCACGGCTGGCTTTGGCATGACTGAGACGTGTGCCGGggccatcttcaacctcgaTTGTCCCGAGTATGATGTCAAAAGAGGCCGAGCCGTGGTTTCCCTGGGCACCTGTATGGATGGCATTGAGATGCGTATTACAAATCCTGGACTAGACCGATCACAAGTTGCGGCACCCGACGAGCCTGGCGATCTCGAGGTCCGTGGCAGCGTGCTTTTCAGTGGCTATTATCGTGATGCGCGCGCCACTGCAGAATGCTTCACCCAGGACGGCTGGTTTCGTACGGGCGACCAGGCCAGCATCGACGCGCAGGGCCATCTCAGCCTCAAAGGTCGCGTCAAGGATCTTGTCAATATCAATGGCGCCAAATTTGCCATGGCGCCACTTCAGACGGCGCTTGATCAAGCTCTTTGCCATCAAGCTGCACGTCTTGTCGCATTTCCGTCCCGCGCAGCCCACACTGAGCAGGTGACAGTCGCATACATTCCTCGGAACTGGGACATGCCTGCCAAGGACGTCGTCGAGATCCAACATCTGGCCGTACAAACATGTCTGTTACGCGTTGGTGCCAGCCCAACCGTCTTCTCTCTTCGGCAGGAGTCCATTCCGCTTTTGCCAGTATCCTCGCTCGGCAAAATCTCGCGGACCAAGATGAGAACACTATACGAAGCAGGTGCTTTCTCCAAGGATGTTGATCTGCACTTCAGTCGAGTGGAGCAGTTTAGAAAACAAAGACAGAAAATGGACGATACAGAAGCCAACGATGCCGAAAAGCTTCTCATCCGCTGTCTCTTGGACCTCAAGTCCATCGACAGGGGCGCAATCGGCGTGAACACATCCATTTTCGAACTTGGATTCACTTCCGTTGACGTGATTCAACTCAAGATACGCATTGAAGAGGCACTAGGAGCTAGTGTCTCTGTGACTTCAATTCTGAGGCATCCTACACCATCTGCACTAGCCAAGGCCCTCTGCCCCGAGAGCGAGAAGGGCAGGTCGTTGGACACGCCGCTGAATTCCAGTTATGACCCCGTCGTCGCTTTCAACGCGGCTGGCAAAAAAACACCGCTATGGCTTGTCCATCCCGGGATTGGTGAAGTCCTCGTTTTCGTCGGGCTAGCTCAGCATATCGCCAGTGACGATCGACCGGTATACGCACTGCGCGCCAGAGGCCTTGACCCCGGCCAAGAACAGTTCGTATCCATTGATGAGGTGGTTGATGCGTACCTGGCGGCCCTTCGACAGCGACAGCCTCAAGGACCCTATGTGATGGCGGGATATAGCTACGGGACCATGATTGCCTTTGAAATGgccaagaaactcgaagcaACCGACGGACATGGCACAGTACAATTCCTTGGCTGTTTGAACTTGCCGCCGCACATCAAAACGCGCATGAGACAGCTCAACTGGCAAAATTGCCTGCTGCATTTGGCATACTTTCTCAGTTTAATAACCGAGGAGCAGGCTGAGCAAATCGAGGACATGAGCCAGGACGACGCCCTGGCATATGTATTTCGCCTCGCCGACGCGGATCGTATCAGGGAACTTGGCCTGGACAAGCCTGGATTAACTCGCTGGACCAACGTCGCACATAGCTTGCCAAGTATTGCTGTCAATTACGAGCCTGATGGTCAAGTTGACATGCTAGATATCTTCTATGCTACCCCGTTGAAATCCGTGGCCCCAGACCGAACGATATGGGTGAAGGAGCATTTGAGCAAGTGGCAGGACTTTTGCAGATCGAAGCCTCGGTTGCACGAAGTTGATGGTTCGCATTATACCATGATTGGACCGGATCATGTTGCTGCTTTTTCTGCCACATTTCTTTCTGCGCTGCATGCTAGGGGGGTTTAA